GGCTATTGGTGGTGCCTAAATCGATTCCCACAATCTTGGACATGCTTCTTTTTCCTTCACGAAAGATCCCGAAGGCCTTCATCCAGATCCCGAAGGACGGTGTTTAAGTAGGCCCGGACGGATAGGAAATCTTTCATCCGTTGCAGTAACGACTGCTGATTTTTCCGCGGTTCGTCCGCTTTAGAATACCGTTGATCCTGCCACCGATCCCACTCGTCAAACAGACGGAAGAGCCCTTTCTCCGCCGCGATTTTCCTGGAACTTATTTTTTCCCTCTCCGTCATCAATGTTTCCCGAAGGGCCGCGCTCCTTTGCGGATCCTTCGTCCGAAATTGTCGGTACTCTTCCAGGGATTCCTGAAGTTCCAGAATCTCTTCCAATAAGTCGGGAGGGGCTTTGGCCGGGATATCTTTCACCGCCCCTTCTTCGAGATTAATGAGGTACTCGACGCGAAGAATCGGATCCCGGAGGGCGCGATAGGCCGCATTTAACATAGCCGAGTTTTGAAGGCTGATTGCTTTTTCCTTGTCCGATCTTCGTTGGAAAAGATCCGGATGAATCTTCCGGCTTAACTCATGAAACCGTCGTTCTAAATCGTGAAGATCGATGGCTAGATGACGGGGAAGCCCCAGCTGCTGAAAATAATCGAGGTCGGACGCGGCCGGTTGAATCTTGATGCACTGGTCACAGAAATATTCGCCTCCCACTTCGGATTGACAATTCCAGCACAGACTTCTAGCCAGCGAATCTTTTTCACGCGACACAGCTCTTTATCCCTGCCGATCCAAAGGTTGAATTTCCGACCATGTTAGGCCGAGAAAGAACTCCCACATCCGCAACTTTTGGTGGCGTTCGGGTTGACAAATTTAAAACCGGTGCCATCAAGGCCGTTCACAAAATCCAACGTCGTCCCTTCGAGATAGAGAAGGCTCTTCGGATCAACCACCACTTTGACACCATGGACATCGAAGACTTGATCCTGCTCACGGGTTTCCGACTCAAAATTCAGCGTGTAAGACATCCCCGAACATCCGCCTCCCTTCACACCCATCCGTAGATTGACGTCCGTCAGATTTTGTGCCTGCATCAATCGTTTCACCTCGTTGGCCGCATTTTCAGTTAATGTAATCATCTCGTTTCCTCCTCTCTTCGGTTAAACAGAACTGTCGCTCTCGGTTTTTTTTCGATAATCCGCAATGGCCGCTTTAATGGCATCCTCCGCCAGAACGGAGCAATGAATTTTCACCGGCGGTAATGACAGTTCTTGGACTATCTCGGTATTCTTAATTTTTTCTGCTTCGTCCAACGTTTTCCCTTTCATCCATTCGGTTGCGAGACTGGAACTGGCAATCGCACTGCCGCAACCGAAGGTTTTAAACTTGGCATCGACAATGCGTCCGGATTCCACCTTGATCTGGAGTTTCATCACGTCTCCGCATTCGGGTGCACCTACAATGCCTGTTCCGACCTCTTTTTCTTCCTTTGGAAAACTCCCCATATTCCGGGGATTGTTGTAGTGATCGATCACTTTATTGCTGTATGCCATGGAATTGACCTCCTCTTTGCCTTAATCTCTCGTCCACTGTACCGTTTTAAGGTCGACGCCCTCTTTGGCCATTTCATAAAGGGGCGACATCTCCCGAAGTTTTTGAATGGTCTCGACCACCCGCTTAACGACATAATCCACCTCTTCCTCCGTATTAAATCGTCCCAGTCCGAATCGAATCGATGAATGCGCAAGGTCCGAACCGACGCCCAAGGCCCGAATCACGTACGAGGGCTCCAGCGTAGCCGAGGTACAGGCAGATCCTGAGGAAACGGCAATGTCCTTTAACCCCATCAAGACGGATTCACCTTCGACATAGGCAAAACTCATGTTCAGGTTGTTGGGAAGGCGTTTCGTGGGATGCCCGTTAAGGTACACTTCATCCAAGGTTTTGAGAATCCCTGCTTTCAGTCTTTCCCGAAGCTCGGTCAAGCGCTTGGACTCTTCCGGCATGATCTGCATACAGATCTCACACGCCTTTCCAAAACCCACAATCAGAGGAACCGGTAATGTGCCCGAACGCATACCTCGCTCATGACCTCCGCCGTCTAGCATCGGCGCCAACCGGACCCGCGGGTTCTTACGACGGACATAGAGGGCACCCACTCCCTTGGGTCCGTAAATCTTATGGGCGGAAAATGACATAAGATCAATCGCCATGGCTTCAACATCCACTGGGATTTTGCCGACCCCTTGTGTGGCATCACAGTGGAACAAAACCCCCCTCGTTTTTGCGATTCGACCGATTTCAGCGATCGGATTGACCGTGCCGATCTCATTATTCGCCATCATGATCGAAATCAGGATTGTTTTATCCGTAATGGCCTTGCTCACTTCCGCGGGATCCACAAACCCTTCTTTATCAACGGGCAAATAGGTTACCTTCATTCCCTGTTTCTCTAATCGCTTAGCCGTATCCAAAATGGCCCGGTGTTCCGTCACTGACGTCACAATATGATCGCCTTTTTCCCGATACATCTCCACAACACCTTTTAAAGCCAGATTGTCTGATTCCGTCGCGCCGGAGGTGAAGATGATCTCCTTCGGATCCGCATGGATGAGAGTCGCGATCTGGCACCGTGCATCATTGACCGCGTTTTCCGCTTCCCATCCGAATGAATGATTACGGCTGGCGGCGTTCCCAAATTTTTCGGTAAAATATGGTATCATGACTTCCAAAACCCGTGGATCCACCGGGGTTGTTGCGTGATTGTCCATATAAATAGGCAGCTTCATATTCAACTCCTCTCATTGCGGTTAAGGCAACCGCGTAATTTCCTCGATCGTGATACTATCCAATAAGCGAGTAATGCTGTCCTGTATTCTGCGGATAGGTCTTCTTACACTGCACTTTTGAAGTTGTTGGCAATCAGTTGCGCCCCCTCGATAGCAATCAACAAGCTCAATGGGCCCTTCAATGGCTTTGACCACTTGCCCTACAGTAATATCCCGAGGAGCCCTAGCTAGAACATATCCCCCTTTGGGGCCGTTCAAGCTCGTAATTAACCCACCCTTGGCCATTTTCTGTAGTATTTTTGCAAGCAATTCAACAGGAATACTGTACTCTTCAGCAATTCGCTTCGTATTGACGATCTTTTTATCATCCTCGAAGCAGGCAATATGACTGATCGCCATCAAACCATAATCAACTTTTTTGCTTAATTTCAACATCGATACACCCGAAGCGCTCGAACACGACTATTTGAGTCTGCGACTATTTTAGTCGGATATAACATATCACATATTTTTTCGTGGTGTCAAGCCTAAAACATGCAGTGGAAATAAATATTTGTAGGGGGACCTCAAGGTGGGCGTTCTAGCTTACAAAAAATATCGGCTAACGTCTACTTTATACTTTGTAGAATCTATGATCTTGAGAATACTGGTTCTAAAATGACCTGTTTTTTCACTTAGTTCAGAGAGATCTATAATATCTCCATCTACCTCCATTCCTGAAGGATCGGCGATAATCTTGACTTTGGGCCTATCCATCCGATCGATGTGCGAACTGGTCTGAACTACAACCCCCAACTCTTTTGTGTCCAGAAGAACCAATGTCCCAATTGGGAAAATGCCAATGCTGTTAACAAAGATTTTCATCAATATTGGATCAAAGGCTCGGCCGCTCTTGTTTAACATAAACTTCAACGCCTTATCTGGAGGATAGGGAATGCGATTGTACACTCTGGAGGAGGTTAGAGCGTCATAACAGTCCACTAGACTAATGATCCTTCCAAGTAAACTTAACTCCCATTGTATATCCAGCTTGGGATAACCAGACAAATCGTAATTCAAGTGGTGTTCGAATATACCAGTGACCATTCGAATGGTCATCTCGTTTATGCCCTTCAATTTAATAATGTATTTCACTCCAAGAATGGGGTGCCGTCGCATAATCTGCCATTCTTCTTCTGTGAAGTCTGTCGGTTTATTTAGTATCTCGGGAGAAATACTGGCCTTGCCCATATCATGAAACAAGGCCGCAATTCCCAACTCGGTCAATTCCTTTTTAGCGTATCCCAACCGCTGTCCCACCGTCAGCGACAAGATACAAACGTTGACGGAGTGGTGATGAGTATACTCATCGTGACTCCGGAGCGTCGTTAGTCCTAAGAGGGTCGACTCCTCCTGTAATAGTAAGTCGACCATGCTCTGAACAACCCGTTTTGCCCGCTTCACGCTCACGGCCTGACCCAATTTGATATTGTCCATCACTTCCGCTACGGCCGTCATTGTTCTGAAATAGGTGCTCTTGGCCATTTCTTTTGTATCTCGAAGAATGTCGTCGAAGCTTTCCTTCTTTTCTTCAAATGGATCAATTTCGATGTAGGCAATCCCCATCGCCTTCATCCGTTGCGCAACCACTTCAAACGGCTCCTGGATGCTCGGATCCGTCTGCACCAGAATATAAACAAACCGCTTCAACTCTTCTACCGTTGAAGATCTCTTAAATAGAATCCCACCGATTCGCAGTTGCTTGAGCGATTCAATCAGCGAGGCGAAGCTGGTAAAACCATCGATGTCCATCTTGAGTTTGAGTTCATCTAAAAAAAGATAATCTCCTTCTAGTCGGAGATAGGCGTCATCGCTCCATTGCCAAAGCGCTCGAAGAGTCCGCAACACATTTTCGATGGGCGCTTCCATGGCAACATTTGTTGGTTCATGAATCTGGGCAGTCTTCATCAGAATATAGAACTGATTAACCAGTTCTTTACCCTTCTTGGCCATTTCTTCGTCGAACCCTCTGGATGACAGGAACTGGCGGTTGGCTAAAGGCTCTATCTGTTGCTTAGGATCATTCGCCATGTGATTTTCCAATTTCACTCAAGGCTTTTACACACGCATCCCGAATGACTTTGCTGGACAACGATTGGCCCTCCTGCAACGCGGCAACGGCTTCTTCGGTGCCAATGCGTTTCAATGTGAGGACCGCGCACAATCCCAATTCTTCTTTGACGGCTTTCTTAAACCAGGCAGAACCCCCTTGCCGAACGAGTTTCCTCATCTTAGGAATCATGGATAACCCGCCTATTTTACCCAATGCCTCAAAAATTTCTTTCTTTTCATAAAGATCTCGGAGAACAAATTCCCGTTCCTCAATCACATTTTTCAAGGGTTCCAAGGCTGCCTGGTAATTGTGACTCGACAAACTGCGAATGGCCTGGATGCGCAGCGAACTCTCGGGATCGTTGAGAAAAGCCACAATCAGTTCTAGGGATCGAGGATCCTTCATTCCATCAAGGGTATGAAGCAATTCCTTGCGAACTTTGACCTCCTTATGGTTGACCAATTTTCGAAAATTCTCAATCACCTTTTCCTTTCCGATCTTCCCTAGAACATAGACGACATTCCTAACCACAAACCACCGTGGATCATCCAATTTTTGGATGAGCGGTTCAATATCTTCCTTCCCTAAATGCACAAGGGCCTCACAAACAACACGGCGCATTTTCATTTGTGTCAAGCGTCCTAAGAGTTCGATCAACGGGATGAGGGCATATTTGCTCAGCAGC
This genomic window from Nitrospiria bacterium contains:
- a CDS encoding IscS subfamily cysteine desulfurase; this encodes MKLPIYMDNHATTPVDPRVLEVMIPYFTEKFGNAASRNHSFGWEAENAVNDARCQIATLIHADPKEIIFTSGATESDNLALKGVVEMYREKGDHIVTSVTEHRAILDTAKRLEKQGMKVTYLPVDKEGFVDPAEVSKAITDKTILISIMMANNEIGTVNPIAEIGRIAKTRGVLFHCDATQGVGKIPVDVEAMAIDLMSFSAHKIYGPKGVGALYVRRKNPRVRLAPMLDGGGHERGMRSGTLPVPLIVGFGKACEICMQIMPEESKRLTELRERLKAGILKTLDEVYLNGHPTKRLPNNLNMSFAYVEGESVLMGLKDIAVSSGSACTSATLEPSYVIRALGVGSDLAHSSIRFGLGRFNTEEEVDYVVKRVVETIQKLREMSPLYEMAKEGVDLKTVQWTRD
- a CDS encoding HEAT repeat domain-containing protein codes for the protein LENLVEKEKTRMKPVAESAQTTLQEFLGPKMADQASQIFVLSEEEIAAIKQQMKVEKYANPISTLMGILAAILRIEKEEGAFSEMVDILDNVLETLMLRGDFWHSKKVLELFHELLDPTRNLPESQRLRLIQSIDRAGDPQRIRALEPVLNQWGAKDTDQVYEFWLLLSKYALIPLIELLGRLTQMKMRRVVCEALVHLGKEDIEPLIQKLDDPRWFVVRNVVYVLGKIGKEKVIENFRKLVNHKEVKVRKELLHTLDGMKDPRSLELIVAFLNDPESSLRIQAIRSLSSHNYQAALEPLKNVIEEREFVLRDLYEKKEIFEALGKIGGLSMIPKMRKLVRQGGSAWFKKAVKEELGLCAVLTLKRIGTEEAVAALQEGQSLSSKVIRDACVKALSEIGKSHGE
- a CDS encoding Rrf2 family transcriptional regulator codes for the protein MLKLSKKVDYGLMAISHIACFEDDKKIVNTKRIAEEYSIPVELLAKILQKMAKGGLITSLNGPKGGYVLARAPRDITVGQVVKAIEGPIELVDCYRGGATDCQQLQKCSVRRPIRRIQDSITRLLDSITIEEITRLP
- the erpA gene encoding iron-sulfur cluster insertion protein ErpA yields the protein MITLTENAANEVKRLMQAQNLTDVNLRMGVKGGGCSGMSYTLNFESETREQDQVFDVHGVKVVVDPKSLLYLEGTTLDFVNGLDGTGFKFVNPNATKSCGCGSSFSA
- the iscU gene encoding Fe-S cluster assembly scaffold IscU — its product is MAYSNKVIDHYNNPRNMGSFPKEEKEVGTGIVGAPECGDVMKLQIKVESGRIVDAKFKTFGCGSAIASSSLATEWMKGKTLDEAEKIKNTEIVQELSLPPVKIHCSVLAEDAIKAAIADYRKKTESDSSV
- the hscB gene encoding Fe-S protein assembly co-chaperone HscB produces the protein MSREKDSLARSLCWNCQSEVGGEYFCDQCIKIQPAASDLDYFQQLGLPRHLAIDLHDLERRFHELSRKIHPDLFQRRSDKEKAISLQNSAMLNAAYRALRDPILRVEYLINLEEGAVKDIPAKAPPDLLEEILELQESLEEYRQFRTKDPQRSAALRETLMTEREKISSRKIAAEKGLFRLFDEWDRWQDQRYSKADEPRKNQQSLLQRMKDFLSVRAYLNTVLRDLDEGLRDLS
- a CDS encoding HD domain-containing phosphohydrolase yields the protein MANDPKQQIEPLANRQFLSSRGFDEEMAKKGKELVNQFYILMKTAQIHEPTNVAMEAPIENVLRTLRALWQWSDDAYLRLEGDYLFLDELKLKMDIDGFTSFASLIESLKQLRIGGILFKRSSTVEELKRFVYILVQTDPSIQEPFEVVAQRMKAMGIAYIEIDPFEEKKESFDDILRDTKEMAKSTYFRTMTAVAEVMDNIKLGQAVSVKRAKRVVQSMVDLLLQEESTLLGLTTLRSHDEYTHHHSVNVCILSLTVGQRLGYAKKELTELGIAALFHDMGKASISPEILNKPTDFTEEEWQIMRRHPILGVKYIIKLKGINEMTIRMVTGIFEHHLNYDLSGYPKLDIQWELSLLGRIISLVDCYDALTSSRVYNRIPYPPDKALKFMLNKSGRAFDPILMKIFVNSIGIFPIGTLVLLDTKELGVVVQTSSHIDRMDRPKVKIIADPSGMEVDGDIIDLSELSEKTGHFRTSILKIIDSTKYKVDVSRYFL